The following is a genomic window from Photobacterium sp. GJ3.
AGGACAGCACCGTGGACAGTTTACTCACTGCGGGCGAACACGCAGGTCTGCTCCCGGAAATGCTGCAACAAATCGCCGCCTATCGTGAACGCTTCCATGCCCTGCAACGTCAGTTACAGCAGGCCATGATTTACCCGGTCGTCGTCTGCATGATTGCACTAGCCGTCACCCTCCTGATGCTGCTCTGGGTCATGCCGCAATTTGTCAGCCTATATGCCAGTATGGACCAGCAATTGCCCGGGTTAACCCGCACCGTTTTGGCTCTGTCTGAAATCATTGCACGCCGGGGCCTGCCCTTCAGCCTGTTCGCCATCCTGCTTGGCTGGCTCTGCCACAGACAGTATCGGCGTTCATTGTCATGGCAACAAAAGCTCCACTGCCTGGGGTTACGCATGCCTGTAATCGGCCCGCTCTGGCACAGTGCCGTCCAGGCCAGATTCACCCGGACACTGGGGCTGACCTTTCAGGCGGGTGTCCCGCTGCTGACCGGCATCCGGCTTGCCGCGGCCACCTGCGGAAACCGGGAACTCACGCAGGCTTACCTGACTGCAGCCCATCAGGTCTCCGCCGGGCAGTTCCTGAGTCAGTCTCTGCGGCAGCACCCCCTGATCCCGGATCGACTGGTTCAGATGATCCGGGTAGGCGAGGAAACCGGCCAACTCGGTGAACTGCTGCTCAAGATTGCGGAACAAGAAGACAGTGCTCTCACCCATCGTCTGAAAACCCTCACCACCCTGACTGAACCCATCCTCATCCTGACCATCGGCCTGCTGGTCGGCACCCTGTTACTTGCCATGTATCTGCCGGTCTTCGATTTGATGAAAGTGGTTGGATAACTCGCGACAAGCAACACAATCAGGCTAAAATAGCCTTTTATTGCGCAGACTTGACGGAAGATGAACTCACTCATGGCATTGCTGATCGATTATCCCTGGCTTTACCCGCTTGCTGCAGCCATTTTTGGCCTGATCATCGGCAGCTTTCTGAATGTGGTCATTCACCGCCTGCCCATGATGATGGAAAGGCAGTGGCGGGCAGATTGTGCCGACTGCTTTCCCGAGCATGGTCCGGTGCCGCCACAACAACCCCTGAATTTAAGTGTTCCGGCCTCACACTGCCCCCATTGCCAGCACCCAATCCGAGCCTGGGAAAACATTCCGGTGCTCAGCTGGATACTGCTGCGCGGCAAATGTAGTCACTGTCAGCAAAAGATCAGCGCCCGCTACCCTGCCATCGAGCTCCTCAGCAGCCTGGCCGCACTGACGGTTGCACTGGTACTTCCTTTTTCGGCATGGAGTCTGGCAGTGATCGCCGCCAGCTTCGCACTCATTGCCCTGACTTTTATCGATATTGATAAAATGCTGTTGCCAGATCAGCTCACGCTCCCACTGATGTGGGGCGGGTTGCTGCTGTCGCTGCTGGAAATCAGCCCGGTCAGTTTAGAGTCCGCGCTCATTGGTGCCATGGCGGGTTATCTGTGTTTATGGAGTCTGTACTGGGCCTTTAAACTCCTGACCGGAAAAGAAGGCATGGGCTATGGCGACTTCAAACTCTTAGCTGCGCTGGGAGCCTGGGCTGGCTGGCAATTGCTGCCTTTCATTGTGCTGCTGTCTTCCCTGCTTGGCGCCCTGTGTGGCATCATTTTACTGCGTCTGCAACACAATGAATCCAACGCGTCACAGACGCCGTTTTCTTTTGGCCCATATCTCGCGCTGGCTGGCTGGCTGGCCTTATTGTGGGGCACACCGGTCCTGCACTGGTATGTAGGCAGCTATTTAGGATATGCACAATGACTTTGGTAATCGGCCTGACGGGCGGGATCGGCAGCGGTAAAACAACGGTCGCCAATCTGTTTGCAGACTATGGCATTGATATTATTGATGCAGACATCATCGCCCGGGATGTGGTCGCGCCAGGCTCTGATGGCCTGCAAGCCATTGTGGACCGGCTCGGTCATGACATCCTGCTGACAGATGGCCAGTTGAACCGCAGTAAACTCAGAGAAGCGATTTTCAATGATCCTGAGCTGAAATCCTGGCTGGACGGGCTGTTGCATCCCATGATCCGCCAGCAAATGACCCGACAAATTCAACAGGCAAGTTCGCCTTATTGTCTGTTGGTTGTACCCTTAATGGTAGAAAACCGACTGCAGACCATGGCAGACCGGCTTTTGGTCGTTGATGTCAGTGAAACCGTCCAGATTGCCCGGACAACCGCCCGGGATCAGGTGGATGAAGCGCAGGTTCGCAAGATTCTGGCCGCTCAGGCCAGTCGGTCACAGCGACTGGCGGCCGCAGACGATGTCATTGATAACAACGGCGACAGCCATAGCCTTCGCGGTGATGTTGCCCGTCTGCATCAACACTACCTGCTGCTGAGCGAGCAAAACAGTCCGAAATGAAAGCGGAACTAAATCAGAGACGAATGACAGGGCACCCCATGCAGACAACCCGTTTTGAACACCCGTTAAACGAAAAAGTCCGTATTTACCTGCGACTGGAGTACCTGCTGCTTCAGATGAATCATGCCAGCGATTCCGAAGATCTCTGGCAGCACCAGATCTTTTTCCGGGCACTGTTCGATGTGCTGGATATTCTGGATCAGGTGCAGGTCAAAAGTGAACTGGCCAAAGATCTCGACAAGCAGCAGTTACAGATCAAGCAATGGCTGAACGTCGAAGGTGTGGATCAAACTGCGGTCTTGTCTCTGCTGGATCAGATTGGCTCCGTTCATCACCACCTGATCAGCGCACCGCGTCTGGGACAGGTGCTGCGGGAAGACCGCTTCCTGGCGGGCATCAAACAACGTTTTTCCCTGCCTGGCGGCAGCTGCTGTTTCGATTTGCCCAGTTTGCATCATTGGGTCCATCTGCCACTTGAACGCAAACATGCCGACATGGCCTATTGGTTTGATCAACTGCGCCCAATGGCTCAGGCGCTGCAACTCTGGTTGAGAGTCACCCGTGAATCCGGCCAGTACAGACCGCAAACAGCACGGAACGGCTTTTTTCAGCATGACGCTGAGAATGCCAGCCTGCTGCGGCTTCAGATTTGCCCGAGCTATGGGGTTTACCCTATGATATCCGGCCACCGCAGCCGGTTTGCCGTTCGGTTTCTGCCTTTTGATGAAGGACAGACCTCAGCCGCAACACCAGTTGCAGAATGCATCGATTTCACACTAGCAATTTGCTGAGGTTATTGTGTCGCAAGAAAGAACACCGACGATCGTCAAATGTCCAACCTGTCAGGCTGATGTCGTCTGGGGAGAAGTCAGTCCGTACAGGCCCTTCTGCTCAAAACGTTGCCAGCTGATTGATTTAGGTGAATGGGCTGCAGAAGAAAAGGCGATTCCGGGTGCACCGGATTTGTCTGATTCAGATGGCTGGTCTGAAGAAATGTAATCCCGCCAGACACTGTGACTGGCTTAGCCAATCACGCTGACAAGACGAATGGGAAAACGCCTGTCTTGTCAGCGTGCTCACTCAGCGAGCCAGTAATTTATCGATCACCGGATAGTTTGCTTCCGGAAAAGTAAACTCCCGCAGCGCTTCCAGTGCCACCCACTGACCGGGTTGACCTTCACGACCATAAGCTTCGCCATCAAAGGCTTTGATCAGGAAAAAGTCGAATTTCAACGCTTTTTCCGGATAGTCGTGTTCCAGCTCAATAAAATGTTCCAGCTCCGTGGCAACAATGCCCACTTCTTCGTTGAGTTCACGAATCACGGCTTGCTCTGCCGTTTCACCCAGTTCTACTTTACCGCCGGCAAATTCCCAGAAACCGCCTTTGTGCGCCGTTTCGGGACGACGGGTAATAAATACTTGATCCTGCTGGCTGTTGAGGATGATGCCAGCAGAGATCCAAACTCGTTTTTTATTCACGCTGCCTTTCCTGTTTTAACGCTCGATGACACCGATAAGCATGCGGCCTTTATTGTATCGACCCAGCTCAAAAAACAAAGGCCGCGATTGCGGCCTTTGTTAAGATCACAGACGATCAGCTGATACGACCGTGACACTGTTTATATTTCTTACCCGAGCCGCAAGGGCATGGCTCATTGCGGCCAACCTTGCGTTCACCGGACGTTTCGCTTTCACCGGCACCTGTGGTTTCAGCCACAGCGCTGGTTGCTTCCTGATGATTAAACTGCTGGCGACGGGCCATTTCTTCCGCCATCCGCTGACGCTCGGCTTCAACGCGATCCACTTCTTCCTGCTGCTGCACACGCACCTTGCTCAGAATCGAAATCACATCTGATTTCAGATTCTCCAGCATGCCCTGGAACAGTTCAAAAGATTCACGCTTATATTCCTGTTTCGGATTCTTCTGCGCATACCCACGCAGATGGATGCCCTGGCGCAGATGATCCATCGCAGCCAGATGCTCTTTCCACAGGGTATCGAGATTCTGCAGCATGACGGTTTTTTCAAAGTTGCGCAGTACTGGCGCACCGACGGCCGCTTCTTTGTCCTCATACACACGGACCGACTCAGCCACAATCCGCTCGCGCAGCGCTTCTTCATACAGTTTGTCGTCTTTTTCCAGCCAGTCCTGAATCGGCAGTTCCAGATCGAAATCGACTTTCAAACGCTCTTCCAGACCCGGGATATCCCACATCTCGTCCAGTGACTGAGGCGGAATATAGTCATCGATGACACTGTTCAGCACATCTTCACGGTTGTGGCTGATCATCTCGCTGATATCCTCAGCGTGCATCAGTTCATCGCGCAGCTCATACACCACTTTACGCTGGTCGTTCGCGACGTCATCGAACTCCAGCAACTGCTTCCGGATATCGAAGTTACGGCCTTCAACTTTACGCTGAGCATTTTCAATCGCTTTGGTCACCCATGGGTGCTCAATGGCTTCGCCTTCTTCCATACCCAGCTTCTTCATCATGGCGGATACACGGTCAGAGGCAAAAATACGCATCAGACCATCTTCCATCGACAGATAGAAACGGGAAGAACCTGCATCCCCCTGACGACCGGCACGGCCTCGCAACTGGTTATCGATCCGGCGGGATTCATGTCGCTCGGTACCAATAATATGCAGACCGCCAGATGCCAGCACGGCTTCATGGCGCGTTTTCCAGGCTGCTTTAATTTCAGCAACTTGTGCTTCGGTCGGCTCAGTCAGTGCTTCTACTTCGCTCTGCCAGCTGCCACCCAGCACAATATCCGTACCCCGGCCCGCCATGTTGGTTGCAATAGTGACTGCACCCGCATTACCGGCCTGGGCAATAATATCGGCTTCTTTTTCATGGAATTTCGCATTCAGAACCTGATGCGCAATACCGGCTTTTTTCAGCGCACGAGACAGCAGTTCAGATTTTTCAATGGACACTGTACCCACCAGCACAGGCTGACCATTCTCCACGCGAACTTTGATGTCCTCAATGATGGCGTCGAATTTCTCACGCTCAGTCATATAAACCAGATCACCCATGTCATCACGAATCATCGGTTTATTGGTGGGGACAACGACAGTTTCCAGACCATAGATAGACTGGAATTCGAACGCTTCCGTATCTGCTGTCCCTGTCATACCGGACAGTTTTTCATACAGACGGAAATAGTTCTGGAACGTGATTGATGCCAGCGTCTGGTTCTCGTTCTGGATCTTCACACCTTCTTTGGCTTCAACTGCCTGATGCAGACCTTCGGACCAGCGGCGA
Proteins encoded in this region:
- a CDS encoding type II secretion system F family protein; this translates as MTTGQLHYYRWRGRQHNGRTIRGLAVAYHPRDIALQLKAQHTVLLDVQKRKPGWLTRRRHQLRSQDLTQILRQLGILLNASLPMSNALTLLAQEQTRMEAGSLLHRVQSQVATGIPLSAALRQSLPTQDSTVDSLLTAGEHAGLLPEMLQQIAAYRERFHALQRQLQQAMIYPVVVCMIALAVTLLMLLWVMPQFVSLYASMDQQLPGLTRTVLALSEIIARRGLPFSLFAILLGWLCHRQYRRSLSWQQKLHCLGLRMPVIGPLWHSAVQARFTRTLGLTFQAGVPLLTGIRLAAATCGNRELTQAYLTAAHQVSAGQFLSQSLRQHPLIPDRLVQMIRVGEETGQLGELLLKIAEQEDSALTHRLKTLTTLTEPILILTIGLLVGTLLLAMYLPVFDLMKVVG
- a CDS encoding A24 family peptidase, coding for MALLIDYPWLYPLAAAIFGLIIGSFLNVVIHRLPMMMERQWRADCADCFPEHGPVPPQQPLNLSVPASHCPHCQHPIRAWENIPVLSWILLRGKCSHCQQKISARYPAIELLSSLAALTVALVLPFSAWSLAVIAASFALIALTFIDIDKMLLPDQLTLPLMWGGLLLSLLEISPVSLESALIGAMAGYLCLWSLYWAFKLLTGKEGMGYGDFKLLAALGAWAGWQLLPFIVLLSSLLGALCGIILLRLQHNESNASQTPFSFGPYLALAGWLALLWGTPVLHWYVGSYLGYAQ
- the coaE gene encoding dephospho-CoA kinase (Dephospho-CoA kinase (CoaE) performs the final step in coenzyme A biosynthesis.): MTLVIGLTGGIGSGKTTVANLFADYGIDIIDADIIARDVVAPGSDGLQAIVDRLGHDILLTDGQLNRSKLREAIFNDPELKSWLDGLLHPMIRQQMTRQIQQASSPYCLLVVPLMVENRLQTMADRLLVVDVSETVQIARTTARDQVDEAQVRKILAAQASRSQRLAAADDVIDNNGDSHSLRGDVARLHQHYLLLSEQNSPK
- the zapD gene encoding cell division protein ZapD, with the protein product MQTTRFEHPLNEKVRIYLRLEYLLLQMNHASDSEDLWQHQIFFRALFDVLDILDQVQVKSELAKDLDKQQLQIKQWLNVEGVDQTAVLSLLDQIGSVHHHLISAPRLGQVLREDRFLAGIKQRFSLPGGSCCFDLPSLHHWVHLPLERKHADMAYWFDQLRPMAQALQLWLRVTRESGQYRPQTARNGFFQHDAENASLLRLQICPSYGVYPMISGHRSRFAVRFLPFDEGQTSAATPVAECIDFTLAIC
- the yacG gene encoding DNA gyrase inhibitor YacG, yielding MVSQERTPTIVKCPTCQADVVWGEVSPYRPFCSKRCQLIDLGEWAAEEKAIPGAPDLSDSDGWSEEM
- the mutT gene encoding 8-oxo-dGTP diphosphatase MutT, whose amino-acid sequence is MNKKRVWISAGIILNSQQDQVFITRRPETAHKGGFWEFAGGKVELGETAEQAVIRELNEEVGIVATELEHFIELEHDYPEKALKFDFFLIKAFDGEAYGREGQPGQWVALEALREFTFPEANYPVIDKLLAR
- the secA gene encoding preprotein translocase subunit SecA, coding for MLSKLLTKVIGSRNDRTIRRLRKIVDQINKLEPEFESLQDEELKAKTVEFRQRLDQGETLDHILPEAFATVREASKRVFGMRHFDVQLVGGMVLNNCQIAEMRTGEGKTLTATLPAYLNALTGKGVHIVTVNDYLAKRDAETNRALFEFLGMTVGVNLSQMPPQMKKEAYACDILYGTNNEFGFDYLRDNMAFRPEDRVQRERFFAVVDEVDSILIDEARTPLIISGPAEDSSELYAKINTLIPELVREEKEDSEEYRGEGHYTVDEKSKQVHLNENGQEFVEELLKRHGLMQEDDTLYSPANISLLHHVNAALRAHVLFERDVDYIVKDNEVIIVDEHTGRTMPGRRWSEGLHQAVEAKEGVKIQNENQTLASITFQNYFRLYEKLSGMTGTADTEAFEFQSIYGLETVVVPTNKPMIRDDMGDLVYMTEREKFDAIIEDIKVRVENGQPVLVGTVSIEKSELLSRALKKAGIAHQVLNAKFHEKEADIIAQAGNAGAVTIATNMAGRGTDIVLGGSWQSEVEALTEPTEAQVAEIKAAWKTRHEAVLASGGLHIIGTERHESRRIDNQLRGRAGRQGDAGSSRFYLSMEDGLMRIFASDRVSAMMKKLGMEEGEAIEHPWVTKAIENAQRKVEGRNFDIRKQLLEFDDVANDQRKVVYELRDELMHAEDISEMISHNREDVLNSVIDDYIPPQSLDEMWDIPGLEERLKVDFDLELPIQDWLEKDDKLYEEALRERIVAESVRVYEDKEAAVGAPVLRNFEKTVMLQNLDTLWKEHLAAMDHLRQGIHLRGYAQKNPKQEYKRESFELFQGMLENLKSDVISILSKVRVQQQEEVDRVEAERQRMAEEMARRQQFNHQEATSAVAETTGAGESETSGERKVGRNEPCPCGSGKKYKQCHGRIS